The DNA window GGTTGGGGACCTTGAATCACACCCTTTTGACGGTGGAAGCGTTGAGGGAACGTAAGGTGAAGGTCTTGGGAGTGGTGGTCAATGGGTATAAAGGAAAGGAACTTTCGGAAAAAACCAATGTCCAGGCCTTGCGGCAACTCCTTGGCGCCCCGGTCCATGGGCCGCTTCGATATAACAAGATCTACGAGAACGATCTGGATCGCTTGGCTAAAGATTTGAGCAAGATCGGGATGGTCATTTAAACTGAGTTCGCTTCGCCGTGAACGACCGCCTATTCGGCGGCACTCCTCGCAATGACGGAAAAATGGACCACCGAACACTTTCCCGAAAAGATAAAAAATACCTCTGGCATCCCTTTACCCAGCAACAGGAATGGGAAAGGGACCCGGATATCACCATCCTCACCCGGGGCAAAGGAACTTATCTTTACGATGCCAAGGGAAGGCGATACCTGGACGGCGTCTCATCCCTCTGGTGCAACGTCCATGGTCACCAAGTGCCTGTCATCGACCGGGCCATCCAACGCCAACTAAAAAAAATAGCCCACTCCACCCTGCTCGGCGCTTCCAACGAGCCGGCCATCCTGCTGGCGGAAAAACTCGTTCAAATGGCGCCCAGGGGACTGACCCGGGTCTTCTATTCCGATTCCGGTTCCGAGGCCAACGAGATCGCCATGAAGATGGCTTTCCAGTACTGGCAACAGGCCCGTCCGACCCCCGCTGGTCCGGGGCGGACGGGACGCCGTTCAAAAAAGGACCTGTTCCTGACGGTTCGAGAGGGCTATCACGGGGACACGGTGGGGTCGGTCAGCCTGGGAGGGATCGACCTTTTCCATGGCATCTTTGGACCGCTCCTTTTTAAGACGCTCAAGGTCAAAAGTCCCCATGAATACCCGAGCCGCCACGTTTCGAACGAGGATTGGTTGAAGGATTGTGTCCGGGAAGCGGAAGGCGTTTTCCGGAAATATGGGTCCCGGTTGGCGGCGGTCCATATGGAGCCGCTCATCGAAGGGGCGGGAGGGATGCTGCTCCATCCCTGGGGTTACCTGAAGGCCATCCGCCGTCTTTGCGACCGCCATGACGTGCTCCTGATCCTGGACGAGGTGGCGACCGGCTTTGGACGCACGGGAACGATGTTCGCCTGCGACCAGGAGAATGTCCGGCCCGATATCCTTTGCCTGGCCAAGAACCTGACCGGAGGTTACTTGCCGGTGGCGGCGACCCTGACCTCGGAAAAGGTCTACCGGGCGTTCCTCGGCAAATTCGAGTCGGGACGGACCTTCTATCATGGCCATACCTTCACGGGGAACCAGTTGGGTTGCGCGGCGGCCTTGGCGAACGTGGGCCTTTATGAGCGCAAAGGCTTCATGGCTTCCGTGGCGCGAAAGGCCGGGCTGCTCCAGGACTGGGTGGCGTCCCTGGAGGATCATCCCCATGTGGGCGAGGTCCGATTGAGGGGGCTGATGGGTGGCATCGAGCTGGTGAAGGACAAGAAGAAGGGAATCCCGTACCCATATGCCTTGAAGATGGGTCATCGCGTTTGCGCCGAAGCCAAGAAGCGAGGGGTGCTCCTGCGGCCCTTGGGGAATGTCATCGTCCTGATGCCGCCTTTGGCCATATCCGAAACCGACCTGAAGCGGTTGATCAAGGTCATTACGGAAAGCATCGAAACGGCGACCCAGGTTCGCTTTTAAAAGCCCCTGTGCTACAGTAAGCCACCCTATGGCCCCTTCCGCTCCCAAAACATCCGGCCCCACCAAGACCGTCGCGGTCATCAGTTTGGGCTGTCCCAAGAACACCGTGGATTCCGAGGTGATGCTGGGGAAGCTCGCCCAGGACCATTATTCCCTCGTCAAGGACCCCGCCCAAGCGGAGGTGGTCATCGTCAATACCTGCGGCTTCATCGAAGCCTCCAAGAAGGAGTCCATCGATACCATCCTGGGGGTCGCCAAGCTCCGCAAGACCGGCAAGCTGAAGTCCCTCGTGGTGGGGGGGTGCCTGGCCCACCGCTATGGGGACGAACTCAAGAAGGAACTTCCCGAGATCGACATCCTTTTCGGCCTGAACGACGTGGAGGACGTTTCCAGGCAGATCGCCGGCAAGTCGAAAACGACGGTCGATGCGCCGAAGCCCATGCTTCCCGAGTCGCTTTCCGAGGCCACCTATGTTTATGACGCATCCTCGCCCCGCTTGCTCTCCACCCCGGGCCATTTCGCCTATGTGAAGATCTCGGAGGGGTGCGATCTGCCCTGCACCTTCTGCATCATCCCCAAGATCCGGGGACACTACCGCAGCCGCTCCATCGAGGATATCGAGCAGGAGGCCGGGAACTTGGCCTCCCAGGGGATCCGGGAGATCTGCCTGGTGGCCCAGGACAGCACCTGGTATGGCGCGGACCGCTATGGGAAGCCCAAGATCGCCCAGTTGCTGGAAAAACTCGCGGGAGTGAAGGGCCTGGATTGGGTCCGCCTCCATTATCTATATCCCAGCCGGGTGACCGACGAGATGCTCGATGTCATGGCCGCCCATGGCAACATCGCCCCTTATTTCGATGTGCCCCTCCAGCACGCCAGCGACCGGATCCTCAAGTCCATGCAACGGATCGGGGACCGGGCCCTGCTGGAGCGGATGTTGGACCGTATCCGCCAAAGGGTGCCGAAAGCCTCCCTCCGTTCCACCTTCATCGTGGGGTTCCCGGGGGAGACGGGCGAGGATTTCGACCAACTCATGGATTTCCTCAAGAAGGCCCAATTGGATTACGCCGGGTTCTTCGCTTATTCCCAAGAGGAGAACACGCCGGCGGGGATCATGCCGGGCCAGGTGACCGAAGGGATCAAAAAGGCCCGTTTGGCGGAGGCCTATCGCCTTCAGGAATCCATCGCCGAAAAGGCCCATGGGAAATGGGTCGGCGAGAAACTCCTGGCGGTGGTCGAAAGCGTAGGCGCCGACGGGGAAGTGCAGGGCCGCACGAAGTACCAGGCCCCGGAAGTGGACGGAGTGGTCCTGATCGAGGGATTGAAAGCCCCCGAACCGGGCCAATGGGTCGAGGTCGAGATCACCCATACCCTTAACCAAGACCTGGTGGCCAGAGCGGTTTAAAGAGAGCTGTCCGACTTGGACCTTTTCCGGTGCCCCGGAGGGCGGATTGAGCCGACCGAAACCCCAAAACCGAGCCTCGCGTTGGAACATCGCCAACATCCTGACGTTATCGCGGATCGGCGTCACGCCCCTCTACCTGATCCTGATCTTCCGGGAGGAAGTCTGGGCCAAGTGGGCGGCGGGCCTTCTTTTTGCCTGGGGGGCCATCAGCGACTACCTGGACGGCTATTACGCCCGAAAATACAACCTCAAGACCGACTTTGGGGCCCTCTTGGACCCCTTTGCGGACAAGGTGCTCATCGTTTCGGTCTTCGTTTCCTTCGTGGCCCTGGACCTGGTCCCGGCCTGGATGGTGGTGATCATGGTGGGGAGGGAATTCCTCATCACGGGGTTCCGCCAGGTGGCCCAGACCCAGAACATCATCCTGGCCGCCAGCCGGGCCGGGAAGCACAAGACCGTTTCCCAGATCGTGGCCATCTCGGTCATCCTGGCCATCGTCTGCGCCCAGTCCACCGTGGAGGCCTACCAGGGGACCTGGGACCAGTTCATCCTGCGCCTGGGCGGATGGGGGGAGTTCCTGGACAAGTTCGTGTGGTACGGTCCCTATTGGCTGATGTTCTACGCGACGGTCATGTCCATCATCTCGGGCGTGGATTACTTCTACAAGAACCGGCACATCCTGGGCGGTCCCAAGCGATGAACTACCTCTATTTCTGGATCGCGACCTTCCTGGGGGTCGGAAAACTTCCGAAGGCTCCCGGGACCTGGGCGTCCCTGGTGGCGGCCATCCTTTTCTACCCTTTGATCGAAACTCCTTGGGTCCTGGGAGGCTTATTGGCCGGCATCTTCTTCGTCGGGGTCCTGGCCTGCGACGGCTACTCCAAGGGCCTGAAGGACCCGGACCCTTCCTCCGCCGTCATCGACGAGGTCCTGGGGATGGGGATTGCGATGCTGGCCATCCCCAAGGCTTGGCCCTATGTGGTCATGGCTTTCATCCTGTTCCGTCTTTTCGACATCTGGAAGCCCTTCCCGATCCGGCGTTTGGAGAAGCTTCCCGGAGGATGGGGCATCATGGCCGATGACCTGATGGCGGGACTTTATGCCCGGCTTTGGGTCCAGATCGGCCTTTGGACCATCTATTGGATCCAATGATGGATTCCCACGGGGGCCTTCCTTGAACGCTGAGATCGTCGCCATCGGGACCGAACTCCTTTTGGGCCAGAACACGGACACCAATTCGGGCTGGATCGCCCGGGAATTGGCCTTGATGGGCATCGATGTCTTCGGGTTCCAAGCGGTCGGGGACAATGAAAAGCGCCTGGAGGCGGCCCTCAAGCTGGCCTGTGAGAGGGGCCCCATCGTGATCGCGACCGGCGGGCTCGGCCCCACGGTGGATGACGTGACCCGCAAGGTCGCCGCCCGGTTGGCGGGCAAGCAACTGGTCTTCCATGACCATCTGGCCAAGGCCATCGAGGAACGTTTCGCCCGGTTCCGCCCCGGAAAGCCTTTTCCCAAAGCGAACCTGAACCAGGCTTTCCTGCCCCAGGGGGCCACGGTCATCCCCAATGCCAACGGCACGGCGCCGGGGTTCATCGTGAAGGTCGGGAAGGCCCATTTGGCCTGCCTGCCGGGTGTGCCTTTCGAGATGAAGGCCATGTTCGAGGAGACCTTGAAACCCTTCCTCAAGGGGCTGGGGCCCACGG is part of the bacterium genome and encodes:
- the rimO gene encoding 30S ribosomal protein S12 methylthiotransferase RimO, with the translated sequence MAPSAPKTSGPTKTVAVISLGCPKNTVDSEVMLGKLAQDHYSLVKDPAQAEVVIVNTCGFIEASKKESIDTILGVAKLRKTGKLKSLVVGGCLAHRYGDELKKELPEIDILFGLNDVEDVSRQIAGKSKTTVDAPKPMLPESLSEATYVYDASSPRLLSTPGHFAYVKISEGCDLPCTFCIIPKIRGHYRSRSIEDIEQEAGNLASQGIREICLVAQDSTWYGADRYGKPKIAQLLEKLAGVKGLDWVRLHYLYPSRVTDEMLDVMAAHGNIAPYFDVPLQHASDRILKSMQRIGDRALLERMLDRIRQRVPKASLRSTFIVGFPGETGEDFDQLMDFLKKAQLDYAGFFAYSQEENTPAGIMPGQVTEGIKKARLAEAYRLQESIAEKAHGKWVGEKLLAVVESVGADGEVQGRTKYQAPEVDGVVLIEGLKAPEPGQWVEVEITHTLNQDLVARAV
- the bioA gene encoding adenosylmethionine--8-amino-7-oxononanoate transaminase; the protein is MDHRTLSRKDKKYLWHPFTQQQEWERDPDITILTRGKGTYLYDAKGRRYLDGVSSLWCNVHGHQVPVIDRAIQRQLKKIAHSTLLGASNEPAILLAEKLVQMAPRGLTRVFYSDSGSEANEIAMKMAFQYWQQARPTPAGPGRTGRRSKKDLFLTVREGYHGDTVGSVSLGGIDLFHGIFGPLLFKTLKVKSPHEYPSRHVSNEDWLKDCVREAEGVFRKYGSRLAAVHMEPLIEGAGGMLLHPWGYLKAIRRLCDRHDVLLILDEVATGFGRTGTMFACDQENVRPDILCLAKNLTGGYLPVAATLTSEKVYRAFLGKFESGRTFYHGHTFTGNQLGCAAALANVGLYERKGFMASVARKAGLLQDWVASLEDHPHVGEVRLRGLMGGIELVKDKKKGIPYPYALKMGHRVCAEAKKRGVLLRPLGNVIVLMPPLAISETDLKRLIKVITESIETATQVRF
- a CDS encoding phosphatidylglycerophosphatase A, with product MNYLYFWIATFLGVGKLPKAPGTWASLVAAILFYPLIETPWVLGGLLAGIFFVGVLACDGYSKGLKDPDPSSAVIDEVLGMGIAMLAIPKAWPYVVMAFILFRLFDIWKPFPIRRLEKLPGGWGIMADDLMAGLYARLWVQIGLWTIYWIQ
- the pgsA gene encoding CDP-diacylglycerol--glycerol-3-phosphate 3-phosphatidyltransferase, whose product is MSRPKPQNRASRWNIANILTLSRIGVTPLYLILIFREEVWAKWAAGLLFAWGAISDYLDGYYARKYNLKTDFGALLDPFADKVLIVSVFVSFVALDLVPAWMVVIMVGREFLITGFRQVAQTQNIILAASRAGKHKTVSQIVAISVILAIVCAQSTVEAYQGTWDQFILRLGGWGEFLDKFVWYGPYWLMFYATVMSIISGVDYFYKNRHILGGPKR